A segment of the Halogeometricum sp. S3BR5-2 genome:
GGAGTTGATCAGGAAGCCGGACGTCACGATGCACCGCTTCGAGCTGCACGCGTTCCTCGTCGGCGGTGTCGACATCGGAACCGACGGGGACGAGAACGGAAACAGGGACGCGTTCGCGTTCGAACTTGACCACCTCGAACTCGGCGGGGGAGACGACGGCTCGGCGATCGACCTTCCGACCGGCCTGAAGAACAGCATCGAGTGCTACGTCGACCTTTACGTCAGGCACGTCGTCCTGCCGAGCGTCTCGGAGATGAGCCAGAGCACTGTTGCGAGCGTCCTCGACAACGACCTCCTGAAGACGGAGCTCACGCCGGAGGACCCGACGGCCCGCTTCCCGGAGACGGATGCGATTCCCGACAATCCGAACCTCGCGGACGACCGGCTCGAAGTGTATGTCGACCTCAACATCACGGGAGACGGACAGTGAGCCAGCTGACCGTCGCCGTCTCGGAGGACGGCCTGAACGAACAGCTGCAGGCTGTCCAAGAGAACGTCGCCGTCGGGATCGAGGGGACGTTCGGGGAGGGCGGGTTCGAGGTAGCGTACGAACTGGGCGTCAGACTGGAGGAGGGGACCGTCGAGCTCCGACCCGACCGGTTCGACCTGGACGAACTCGATGTCGTCTACGACCCGGTGCGCTTCGAGGTCCGGTTTGATATCCCGGAGCTGTGTACCCCGTTCGTCTGCATCCCCGGCTTCCTGGGCCTCGACGAGACGTGCCTCCCCCAGATATGCTTGTTCGAGACCGACTCGGAGTTAGGGCCCCTCGTCGCGAACGCCAATCGGTTCGGATCCCATAACTAATCAAGGGCGGTTATCGGAGTGGCCGCCAATCAGGACCGTCGCGACGAACTGGCCCGCTATCGTAATCAAGCTCGACTGCGATCCGAAGATAGGTGCAGGCGAGACAGTTATTTTCGGGTGCGAATAACGAGAAGTATCTGCGCTGGGGTCGCTTATCTACTTCTGAGGAGTACCCCCCACGTCTATCCCCCCGATACGCCCCTCACTCTTCCTGTTGGCTGGTTCTGCAGTAGATTGTCGGCCCGGGTCGCGGTGGCTACTGCCCTGGAGAAGACGCACGTCGACTGTTCGGACCCTCCCGAATCCTGTGGCGGGATTCGCGAACCCGCGGCGATGATGGTTGCCGCCGACGAGCAGGGCTGTTGGTGAACTGTCGGTGAGTATCTTGACCGTCTCGACAGCGGTGTCGCGACCAAACGCATCGTCTCCCTCGACGACCAACTTGGAATCGACCTCCCGACCCGAGAGGCACTCGCCGAATCGTTCACTAGCGGCTACTCCCTCTCGATCCCACGCGTCCCGAAAAGGGGGCCACCGACAGTGCGTACCGCTCCCGGATCAACGTCGGGCCGGCGATGCTCAAGTCAACGGAGTCCCAAGCTAGATCGAGGTTACTACCCCTCTCAAGAAATTAGATCCCGTGAAAAGTGGTGTGTTAGACACGCCGACGCTCCCCGATTCGCCGGTAGGTTTAACCAACAATAGAGTCGGGAAGTTAACCAACAACGGGTAGGCGCGACGCCCCTGACGACCCGGAAGCCCGACGTGAGGAGCTACCTCCCTAAAACGGAATCGAGTCTCACGACTACCTGAGCGACTGGCAGAGAATCAACGACGTGAGCGAAGGATCGAAGCCACCGTGCGAACGTTGATTGCCTCAGCAGTTCACATAGGATCATGGCCGAGTTTACAGACGAACGACAGCTCGTACTACGGGCGCGCTCTCAGTTGGATCAGTGGACGAAACGTGCCCGAATGGAGGCGTACGCTGAACTGTTCGAAGGTGACAATCCCGTCCTCTCCCGGGACGAGGTTCGACTGCTCGATGCGCTCGACTCGGAACTGGAGCGAGAGGGTGGCGATGGCGTCTGGGGGACCGATCAGTACGGAATCCACACGGCTGGGACCTCGAGTTCGGATACCTCTCTCGGAGTAGTCTGCGTGTACCACCCACAGATCACCAAAGACTCCGTCCTTCGTGGGGCCGACGATCTTGACGACGAAACCGAAGAGCGACTCAACGCTGCACTCTGGAAGTACAGTGAGCGCGTCGCGACACTCATCGAAAGAGAACTCGACGAGTTCATCCGTCACACACAGGATTAGGCCCCAACCGGCACCCACGAGGTGCTACTCGGGACCGACGGGCTGTTCGCGAACTTCTGGCGGGTGCAGACCGGAGATATCGCATCGCTGCCCCGGGAGTTCCTCGAACGCGCTCTCCGTCGGCAGGCGGTCGTCGACCTCGCGGACGGAGAACCCGAGGAACGGTCGGGCTAAGCAGACACTCGAACGGGACCACGACGTGGCCGCTCGGACCAATCACCCGAGCGGGTCCCGTTCGACGGCGACTGGCTGACCGTCATTGGCGTCTCTACGCGGAGACGGTCCCAAAGGAACTATCTGCTCCGCCGGCGACTCGTGAACCGGTACCGGGAACACTCATGTCGTCGGCCACCGCGCTCGGAACGACGCCGCAGTTTCTCGTCTTGGTAGCGCTGTTGCTGGTCGTCGCGCGGGCTCTCGGGAGCGTGACCGAGCGGCTCGGACTCACCCGCGTCGTCGGCGAACTCGGGACCGGATTCGTCCTCGGTCCCTCGGTGTTCGGTCGTCTTCTTCCTTCGATGTACGACCCGCTGGCCCCGGCGGTCGCGTCCACGTTGTTGAGCGACCTCTCGCTGCTCGGGCTGGTGTTACTCTTGACACTGGCCGGCCTCGAGA
Coding sequences within it:
- a CDS encoding DUF7539 family protein gives rise to the protein MAEFTDERQLVLRARSQLDQWTKRARMEAYAELFEGDNPVLSRDEVRLLDALDSELEREGGDGVWGTDQYGIHTAGTSSSDTSLGVVCVYHPQITKDSVLRGADDLDDETEERLNAALWKYSERVATLIERELDEFIRHTQD